A part of Streptantibioticus cattleyicolor NRRL 8057 = DSM 46488 genomic DNA contains:
- a CDS encoding MAB_1171c family putative transporter, with amino-acid sequence MTDTVLYLIAAVFLLSACHLLRARWEGLSAATRYGSVAAAALGAKLIVLDPLTVATASRAGLVPLPVLMGAALYVSAACAFRLLALALRTAEPPRRAVRRELALAAGALLTSLGFQFLAAPHLAGSDLVSSPSHRWYLVAYDATITLYLGYCLSALVRPLARRARLAGPGLLRTALRLFVLGTLAGLVWNAWTVDDMIRAATTSAQDGGDDTLSAVLGALCVGLIAAGASTTLWTPVSSTVRGWLRARRRYRALTPLWAELHAVLPEITLVRPGGHLWPSHVHFALYRRVIEIQDARMILRHYADPRTPDWLAEATRRFPPPEEHASVVAEAASLVGALERAAVGALPTARGTDTPAPHEPHHPLDAEADWLAGLGAAFATSPAVAHVRTTARAQRASAVSG; translated from the coding sequence GTGACTGACACCGTCCTCTACCTCATCGCCGCGGTCTTCCTGCTGAGCGCCTGCCACCTGCTCCGGGCCCGCTGGGAGGGCCTGTCGGCGGCCACCCGGTACGGCTCCGTCGCGGCGGCGGCGCTGGGCGCCAAACTGATCGTGCTCGATCCGCTGACCGTCGCCACCGCCTCGCGCGCGGGGCTCGTCCCGCTGCCGGTGCTGATGGGCGCCGCACTGTACGTGAGCGCGGCCTGCGCGTTCCGGCTGCTCGCCCTGGCGCTGCGCACCGCCGAGCCGCCACGACGTGCCGTCCGCCGCGAACTCGCCCTGGCGGCGGGGGCGTTGCTGACCTCGCTCGGGTTCCAGTTCCTCGCCGCGCCGCACCTGGCCGGCAGCGATCTGGTCTCCAGCCCGTCGCACCGCTGGTACCTCGTCGCCTACGACGCGACCATCACGCTGTACCTCGGTTACTGCCTGTCGGCGCTGGTCCGCCCGCTGGCCCGTCGTGCCCGCCTGGCCGGGCCGGGGCTGCTGCGTACCGCGCTGCGGTTGTTCGTCCTCGGGACGCTGGCCGGTCTGGTGTGGAACGCCTGGACGGTCGACGACATGATCCGGGCGGCGACGACCAGCGCGCAGGACGGCGGGGACGACACGTTGTCGGCGGTGCTCGGGGCGTTGTGCGTCGGGCTGATCGCGGCCGGGGCGAGCACGACGCTGTGGACACCGGTCTCCAGCACGGTGCGCGGCTGGCTCCGGGCGCGTCGCCGCTATCGGGCGCTCACCCCGCTGTGGGCCGAACTGCACGCCGTGCTGCCGGAGATCACGCTGGTCCGGCCGGGCGGACACCTCTGGCCGTCCCATGTGCACTTCGCGCTCTACCGGCGGGTCATCGAGATCCAGGACGCCCGGATGATCCTCCGGCACTACGCGGACCCGCGCACCCCCGACTGGCTCGCCGAAGCGACCCGCCGCTTCCCCCCGCCCGAGGAGCACGCCTCGGTCGTCGCCGAGGCCGCCTCCCTGGTCGGCGCCCTCGAACGCGCCGCCGTCGGCGCCCTCCCCACCGCCCGCGGTACCGACACCCCGGCCCCCCACGAACCGCACCACCCCCTCGACGCCGAAGCCGACTGGCTCGCCGGGCTCGGCGCCGCCTTCGCCACCTCCCCCGCCGTCGCCCACGTCCGAACCACGGCCCGCGCGCAGCGGGCGTCGGCGGTGAGCGGGTGA
- a CDS encoding helix-turn-helix domain-containing protein has product MVESARKGEPAEPAGLAAKIEALFQTVRRPDREQYSNEEVATACRAATGESFSTTYLWQLRTGRRDNPTKRHLEALAQFFQVPPAYFFDEQEGAEIARELALLGALRDAGVRSLALRAVNLSPEGLDTVSELIDVIARRDAARATRPASS; this is encoded by the coding sequence GTGGTGGAGTCGGCCCGCAAGGGCGAGCCGGCCGAGCCGGCCGGGCTCGCCGCCAAGATCGAGGCGCTGTTCCAGACGGTGCGCCGGCCCGACCGTGAGCAGTACAGCAACGAGGAGGTGGCCACCGCCTGCCGTGCGGCGACGGGCGAGTCCTTCTCCACGACGTACCTGTGGCAGCTGCGCACCGGTCGCCGCGACAACCCCACCAAGCGCCATCTGGAAGCGCTCGCGCAGTTCTTCCAGGTCCCGCCCGCGTACTTCTTCGACGAGCAGGAGGGCGCGGAGATCGCCAGGGAGCTGGCGCTGCTCGGCGCGCTGCGTGACGCCGGGGTACGCAGCCTGGCCCTGCGAGCCGTCAACCTCTCGCCCGAGGGGCTGGACACGGTGAGCGAGCTGATCGACGTGATCGCACGCCGCGACGCGGCCCGCGCCACCAGGCCGGCGTCGTCCTGA
- a CDS encoding RICIN domain-containing protein produces MRRIRKTLSALAIAVGLGLPLCSAPAQADPINPQPYAYGFLAALYKPPSNNGTYFCMDEYRQINGHGRPVVLKPCDGSWNQFWFVDQSGLIHSTNDGQCLWGHVASGPSDGPDVIAEPCNAGDAHQRWTFDSNRSVCNAAGACLHSTGMNGPRGSYHLMTVSHTGSAGLLEQFDWHHSDSSTPINPNL; encoded by the coding sequence ATGAGGCGCATACGGAAGACGCTCTCGGCCCTGGCGATCGCGGTCGGCCTGGGGCTCCCCCTGTGCTCCGCGCCCGCCCAGGCGGACCCGATCAACCCCCAGCCCTACGCCTACGGCTTCCTCGCCGCCCTCTACAAGCCGCCGTCCAACAACGGGACCTACTTCTGCATGGACGAGTACCGGCAGATCAACGGCCACGGCCGACCGGTCGTGCTCAAGCCGTGCGACGGCTCCTGGAACCAGTTCTGGTTCGTCGACCAGAGCGGCCTGATCCACAGCACCAACGACGGCCAGTGCCTGTGGGGCCACGTCGCCAGCGGACCGTCCGACGGCCCGGACGTCATCGCCGAGCCGTGCAACGCCGGCGACGCGCACCAGCGGTGGACGTTCGACAGCAACCGCAGCGTGTGCAACGCCGCCGGCGCCTGCCTCCACTCCACCGGCATGAACGGCCCGCGGGGCTCGTACCACCTCATGACCGTGAGCCACACCGGATCCGCCGGCCTCCTGGAGCAGTTCGACTGGCACCACTCCGACAGCAGCACCCCCATCAACCCCAACCTGTGA
- the stsB gene encoding StsB family radical SAM/SPASM domain sactipeptide maturase, with translation MKLLEQWSDLLAPEDLVYFTYGERRLVANPEVSSWCELTVAETAVLRDLVRGTGPVGEDLALERTLAKLVLNWLVYLPGRRPVMREPDPPLKLVYYAITDGCNLRCPYCYASSEKALPGELTHEESLGLVDQVAAMKAKTIIFTGGEPMMRRDLLTVAAHARDLGLTVNMITNGTLIRTPETARRIADIFDLVTVSIDGGTAELHERTRGRGTFAKTARGLRLLNEAGVVPVINHVLTPDSANALTELCEFTSGYRIRTVRLMYHSELGRAKTDDYDFGWRDYQKAQQFYWTNPAAATLLPDGPRPEKPCVVKGNCGMGGNEIYVNSLGTVYPCKLVTEPAHRAGNIRHKPLTEIFADPALADMRGNNVFSGDNLQDCRRCYIRGGCGGGCRAYHMAESGDIHRNGRHLCRILRHQMVSNYWRSLGVTGPELSAHQDELCTPRLVRDDSVHPVHEDWRTQGRTLLPLV, from the coding sequence ATGAAGCTGTTGGAGCAGTGGTCCGACCTGCTGGCCCCCGAGGACCTGGTCTACTTCACCTACGGCGAACGCCGGCTGGTCGCCAACCCCGAGGTGTCCTCCTGGTGCGAACTCACGGTCGCCGAGACCGCGGTGCTGCGCGACCTCGTACGGGGCACCGGCCCGGTGGGCGAAGACCTCGCGCTGGAACGCACCCTGGCGAAACTCGTCCTCAACTGGCTGGTCTACCTGCCCGGTCGGCGTCCCGTCATGCGTGAACCCGACCCGCCGCTCAAACTCGTCTACTACGCCATCACCGACGGCTGCAACCTGCGCTGCCCGTACTGCTACGCCTCCTCCGAGAAGGCACTGCCGGGCGAGCTGACGCACGAGGAATCGCTCGGCCTCGTCGACCAGGTGGCCGCGATGAAGGCGAAGACCATCATCTTCACCGGCGGCGAACCGATGATGCGACGCGACCTGCTGACGGTGGCCGCGCACGCCCGCGACCTCGGCCTCACCGTCAACATGATCACCAACGGGACACTCATCCGCACCCCCGAGACGGCCCGCCGCATCGCCGACATCTTCGACCTGGTCACCGTCAGCATCGACGGCGGCACCGCCGAACTCCACGAGAGGACCCGCGGCCGAGGCACCTTCGCCAAGACCGCCCGGGGGCTGCGCCTGCTCAACGAGGCCGGCGTCGTCCCCGTCATCAACCACGTGCTCACCCCGGACAGCGCCAACGCCCTCACCGAACTGTGCGAGTTCACCTCCGGCTACCGGATCCGCACGGTGCGGCTGATGTACCACTCCGAACTCGGCCGGGCGAAGACCGACGACTACGACTTCGGCTGGCGCGACTACCAGAAGGCCCAGCAGTTCTACTGGACCAACCCCGCGGCGGCCACACTGCTGCCGGACGGCCCACGGCCGGAGAAGCCCTGCGTCGTCAAAGGCAACTGCGGGATGGGCGGCAACGAGATCTACGTCAACTCCCTCGGCACCGTCTACCCGTGCAAACTCGTCACCGAACCCGCCCACCGCGCGGGCAACATCCGGCACAAACCCCTCACCGAGATCTTCGCCGACCCCGCGCTCGCCGACATGCGCGGCAACAACGTGTTCAGCGGCGACAACCTCCAGGACTGCCGCCGCTGCTACATCCGGGGCGGCTGCGGCGGCGGCTGCCGCGCCTACCACATGGCCGAAAGCGGCGACATCCACCGCAACGGACGCCACCTGTGCCGGATCCTGCGCCACCAGATGGTCTCCAACTACTGGCGGTCCCTCGGCGTCACCGGCCCCGAACTCAGCGCCCACCAGGACGAACTGTGCACTCCGCGCCTGGTCCGGGACGACAGCGTCCACCCCGTCCACGAAGACTGGCGCACCCAAGGACGCACCCTGCTGCCCCTCGTATGA
- a CDS encoding PqqD family protein yields MRYGISDNVIWTPGVDEVRLYDCDTQEFQTMNSTAAEIWTLVADGREVDDVVATMVDRHTDGSPEQARLVGSDVRDFVLDLARRGLLTDHTPTPPARPAATPPEKTLT; encoded by the coding sequence ATGCGGTACGGGATCAGCGACAACGTCATCTGGACCCCGGGCGTCGACGAGGTCCGCCTCTACGACTGCGACACCCAGGAATTCCAGACCATGAACAGCACGGCTGCCGAGATCTGGACCCTCGTCGCGGACGGCCGGGAAGTGGACGACGTGGTCGCCACCATGGTCGACCGCCACACCGACGGCAGCCCCGAACAGGCCCGCCTCGTCGGCTCGGACGTCCGTGACTTCGTGCTCGACCTCGCCCGACGCGGCCTGCTGACCGACCACACCCCGACCCCACCGGCCCGGCCCGCCGCGACACCGCCGGAGAAGACGCTGACCTGA
- a CDS encoding ABC transporter ATP-binding protein, which produces MDANAVDHLSFTIATGSVVGLLGPNGAGKSTLTKLVCGITTPDAGHVRIFGRGFHEADGAAKAQIGVVHQSATFDMMLPVLDNLRIAAAFKRLRWKAVERHVLAMLEEFGIEKPLTQLVFTLSGGEMRRLQLVRALMGGPRLLLLDEPSAGLDVSGRRRLWQHIERMRRDHAATVLWTSHYVEELERNCGRILILDHGRLVRSGTPRQLADDFGRPTALVRPAAASDLGGLAAALVEPGLTTTVDARSVHVAGTGVRERLPKLLDQARRAGIQVSSVEYRAASLEDAFMELVGDSA; this is translated from the coding sequence ATGGACGCCAACGCGGTCGACCACCTCTCCTTCACCATCGCCACCGGCTCGGTGGTCGGCCTGCTCGGGCCCAACGGAGCGGGCAAGTCCACCCTGACCAAACTCGTCTGCGGCATCACCACCCCGGACGCCGGACACGTCAGGATCTTCGGCCGGGGGTTCCACGAGGCGGACGGCGCCGCCAAGGCCCAGATCGGCGTCGTCCACCAGTCCGCCACGTTCGACATGATGCTTCCGGTCCTGGACAACCTGCGGATCGCCGCCGCCTTCAAACGGCTGCGCTGGAAGGCGGTCGAACGCCACGTCCTCGCCATGCTGGAGGAGTTCGGCATCGAAAAACCCCTCACCCAGCTGGTCTTCACCCTCTCCGGCGGCGAGATGCGACGCCTGCAACTCGTCCGCGCCCTGATGGGCGGCCCGCGCCTGCTGCTCCTCGACGAACCGTCCGCCGGACTCGACGTCTCCGGCCGCCGCCGGCTGTGGCAGCACATCGAGCGGATGCGCCGCGACCACGCGGCCACCGTGTTGTGGACCAGCCACTACGTGGAGGAGCTGGAACGCAACTGCGGCCGGATCCTCATCCTCGACCACGGCCGCCTCGTCCGGTCCGGAACGCCCCGCCAGCTCGCCGACGACTTCGGCCGGCCCACCGCGCTCGTCCGCCCCGCCGCGGCGAGCGACCTCGGCGGCCTCGCGGCGGCGCTGGTCGAGCCCGGCCTGACCACCACCGTCGACGCGCGGAGCGTGCACGTCGCCGGCACCGGAGTCCGCGAACGCCTCCCCAAGCTGCTCGACCAGGCGCGACGGGCCGGCATCCAGGTGTCCTCAGTCGAATACCGGGCGGCC